The following are encoded together in the Nitrospirota bacterium genome:
- a CDS encoding MBL fold metallo-hydrolase gives MLIKKFVVGPLQENCYIVVDEKTKQAIVIDPGDEGDRINDAIKAEGLTITAIICTHAHFDHVGAAGEIKAATGATILIHKEDLETYNMAKEHALFWGFDVADLPDPDGFLSEGDEVKPGGLNFKVIHVPGHSPGGICLYGEGVLMAGDTIFQGSVGRTDFPGGSHERLKDSFRRLLELPDDTKVYAGHGNETTIGREKRDNFFVNEL, from the coding sequence ATGTTAATAAAGAAATTTGTTGTAGGGCCGCTTCAGGAAAACTGTTATATCGTCGTAGATGAAAAGACAAAACAGGCGATAGTTATAGACCCCGGTGATGAGGGCGACAGGATCAATGATGCCATAAAGGCTGAGGGGCTGACTATCACCGCGATAATATGCACGCACGCCCATTTTGACCACGTTGGCGCCGCGGGTGAGATAAAGGCAGCGACAGGCGCAACGATACTGATACATAAAGAGGATCTTGAGACATATAATATGGCAAAAGAGCATGCCTTGTTCTGGGGCTTTGATGTGGCAGACCTTCCTGATCCGGATGGTTTCCTCTCGGAAGGGGATGAAGTGAAGCCGGGCGGGCTTAACTTCAAGGTCATTCATGTTCCGGGACACAGCCCCGGCGGCATATGCCTTTATGGCGAGGGCGTTTTGATGGCAGGTGACACCATCTTTCAGGGTTCAGTGGGAAGGACGGACTTCCCCGGGGGCAGCCATGAGAGATTGAAAGATTCATTCAGGCGGCTGCTTGAGCTTCCTGATGATACAAAGGTATATGCAGGCCACGGCAATGAGACGACTATAGGCCGCGAGAAGAGAGATAACTTCTTTGTGAACGAGCTTTAG
- the murJ gene encoding murein biosynthesis integral membrane protein MurJ, with protein sequence MDEKRKITKAAGLMSAATLISRILGFARDMIFARYFGATGLSDTFFAAFRIPNLLRELFAEGSMSAALIPVLTEYRQKQGEEEVNRLVKIAFTFVVIAAGTVCILGIIFSPEIVTALAPGFLSSPEKFSLTVLLTRIMMPFLLFISLAALVMGALNIKKVFFIPALAPAMLNITLIISILIFESRSQQPIIVAAIGMMVGGFVQFAFQLPAFFRNKYRLGFNMNFSHPGIKKMALLLIPATLALSVNQINIVVSNILASFLPSGSITYLFYSMRLIQFPIGMFGVAMGMAILPALSAHAAKGDFDELRSDFSFALRLLFFITIPSMAGLIFLREPIVNILFQRGKFDYAATAGTAQALLFYALGIWAIVGMRIVTAGFYSMQNTKTPVKVAAIAMLTNITMSLILMKPMQHSGLALANSIAATVNFGILFFMLKKKLGRLDGRNIGISFFKVSIASAVTGLLSWFIIRNDIWMQSGITLEKAGLLTVAIAVFLAVYVLLMHLLGSEELKHLIKIYKERKGRV encoded by the coding sequence ATGGATGAAAAAAGAAAAATAACAAAGGCTGCGGGACTGATGTCTGCGGCAACCCTTATCAGCCGGATACTCGGTTTTGCAAGGGATATGATATTTGCGCGGTATTTCGGAGCGACAGGGCTTTCCGATACCTTTTTTGCCGCCTTCAGGATACCGAACCTGTTAAGGGAGCTTTTTGCCGAAGGTTCCATGTCGGCCGCGCTTATCCCGGTCTTGACCGAATACAGGCAGAAACAGGGAGAGGAAGAGGTGAACCGGCTTGTGAAGATAGCCTTCACCTTCGTTGTCATTGCTGCCGGAACGGTCTGCATCCTGGGCATTATCTTTTCTCCGGAAATAGTTACCGCGCTTGCGCCGGGATTTTTAAGCTCTCCGGAAAAGTTCTCGCTCACCGTGCTTTTGACAAGGATAATGATGCCGTTCCTTTTATTCATAAGCCTTGCCGCTCTGGTCATGGGCGCGCTGAATATCAAGAAGGTCTTTTTTATCCCGGCCCTCGCGCCCGCAATGCTCAACATTACCCTGATAATAAGTATTTTGATCTTTGAATCAAGGTCGCAGCAGCCTATCATAGTTGCCGCGATAGGCATGATGGTCGGCGGATTTGTACAGTTCGCCTTCCAGCTTCCGGCATTTTTCAGGAACAAATACAGGCTCGGCTTTAATATGAATTTCAGCCACCCCGGCATTAAAAAAATGGCGCTCCTGCTGATACCTGCCACGCTTGCCTTATCGGTAAATCAGATAAATATCGTAGTGAGCAATATCCTCGCTTCATTTCTGCCTTCAGGGAGCATCACATATCTTTTCTACTCCATGAGGCTGATTCAGTTTCCCATCGGCATGTTCGGCGTTGCAATGGGAATGGCGATCCTCCCGGCCCTTTCAGCGCATGCTGCAAAAGGGGATTTTGATGAGCTGAGGAGCGACTTCTCGTTTGCCTTGCGGCTGCTCTTTTTTATAACGATACCTTCAATGGCAGGACTGATATTCCTGAGAGAACCGATAGTCAATATACTTTTCCAGAGAGGGAAGTTCGACTATGCCGCCACGGCAGGGACCGCGCAGGCGCTGCTTTTTTATGCATTGGGGATATGGGCCATCGTCGGCATGAGGATAGTTACCGCAGGCTTTTATTCCATGCAGAATACGAAGACGCCGGTGAAGGTCGCCGCAATTGCCATGCTGACAAATATTACCATGAGCCTCATATTAATGAAGCCGATGCAGCACAGCGGGCTTGCCCTTGCCAATTCCATAGCCGCAACAGTGAATTTCGGCATTCTGTTTTTCATGCTGAAGAAAAAACTCGGAAGGCTTGACGGCAGGAATATAGGCATCTCTTTTTTTAAAGTATCCATAGCCTCCGCTGTGACAGGGCTTTTAAGCTGGTTCATTATAAGGAATGATATATGGATGCAGAGCGGGATAACCTTGGAGAAGGCCGGACTATTAACCGTCGCGATAGCGGTCTTTCTTGCTGTATATGTTTTACTTATGCATTTACTTGGAAGCGAGGAGCTGAAGCATTTAATAAAGATATACAAAGAACGGAAGGGCAGGGTATAA
- the rpsT gene encoding 30S ribosomal protein S20 translates to MSTLKRVRQAIAKTDKNRSVKSLIKTLTKKIEAEVKSKNIENAKAALTTAVSAIDKAAKNGIIHKSTASRKISRITKLVNSLSSSEAA, encoded by the coding sequence CTGTCAACACTCAAAAGAGTGAGGCAGGCAATAGCAAAAACAGACAAGAACCGCTCCGTAAAGAGCTTGATAAAGACCCTTACCAAGAAGATCGAGGCAGAGGTCAAGAGCAAGAACATTGAAAACGCAAAGGCTGCTTTGACAACAGCGGTCTCAGCGATCGACAAGGCTGCGAAGAATGGAATAATCCACAAAAGCACCGCTTCCAGGAAGATATCCCGTATTACAAAGCTTGTCAACTCACTCTCCTCTTCTGAAGCAGCCTGA
- the holA gene encoding DNA polymerase III subunit delta, with product MLNSALDKEIEKGLPQNLYYFWSEEDYFLDDVLKKAVERVVSSSQADFNYDLFYPSSDPGQIIDAASTLPFMATRRLVVLKGFHQYSKASVDSLLPYFMKPSENTCMLVLSQKAPAKKLSDIPWKLFKLGIEERDIPAWIKRLAADKGIQMTGEAIGCLIDYVGFDAGLLASEVDKLSMSGKKRIDENDITSSISAVREYTTFNLIDALVAEHRTRAFMILESILAEKMLATSVLGTLNWHYREFYDLWLNKGKKPQKMRMSTYNMLSKHLRSYNEDAFQGIFQALHEADAAIKSSGRPELVLEILIIRLLQKRRVS from the coding sequence ATGTTGAATAGCGCTCTCGATAAGGAAATTGAGAAAGGCCTTCCGCAAAATCTCTATTACTTCTGGAGTGAAGAAGACTATTTTCTCGATGATGTTTTAAAGAAAGCTGTTGAAAGGGTTGTATCTTCATCTCAGGCTGATTTCAATTATGACCTCTTTTACCCTTCTTCCGACCCCGGCCAGATAATTGACGCCGCATCTACCTTGCCTTTCATGGCAACCAGGCGATTAGTTGTGCTTAAGGGGTTCCATCAATACTCAAAGGCATCTGTTGATTCCCTGCTCCCGTATTTCATGAAGCCGTCTGAAAACACCTGTATGCTTGTCCTCTCGCAAAAGGCGCCGGCCAAGAAGCTGTCTGATATACCATGGAAGTTGTTTAAACTCGGGATAGAGGAGAGGGATATCCCGGCATGGATCAAGCGGCTTGCAGCTGACAAGGGCATTCAGATGACAGGCGAAGCAATAGGCTGCCTTATCGATTACGTCGGGTTTGACGCCGGGCTGCTTGCCTCTGAGGTTGATAAGCTCTCAATGTCGGGCAAAAAGAGGATAGATGAAAATGATATAACCTCATCAATAAGCGCTGTCAGGGAGTACACCACTTTTAATCTTATTGACGCGCTGGTCGCGGAGCACAGGACAAGGGCGTTCATGATACTTGAATCCATCCTTGCGGAAAAGATGCTTGCAACCTCTGTACTGGGGACGCTCAACTGGCACTACCGGGAGTTCTACGACCTCTGGCTTAATAAGGGGAAGAAGCCCCAGAAGATGAGGATGTCAACTTACAACATGCTTTCTAAACATCTCAGGTCATACAACGAAGATGCTTTTCAGGGTATATTTCAGGCCCTGCATGAGGCTGACGCGGCTATAAAGAGCAGCGGAAGGCCTGAGCTTGTATTAGAGATATTGATTATCAGGCTGCTTCAGAAGAGGAGAGTGAGTTGA
- a CDS encoding leucine--tRNA ligase, whose amino-acid sequence MEERYTPQEIEERWQKYWEDEGLFRVTERSDAPKFYCLEMFPYPSGKIHMGHVRNYVIGDVISRYKRLRGFNVLHPMGWDAFGMPAENAAIKNKTHPSKWTYENIDYMRMQLKRLGLSFDWSREFATCDPGYYRWNQWFFIRMLEKGLAYKKLSPVNWCPSCETVLANEQVIDEQCWRCDSTVNKKDLEQWFFKITSYADELLSDLDSLKDWPEKVLAMQHNWIGRSEGADVNFKVIGTNKTIRVFTTRADTLYGATFLSIAKGHSFISEEIKDKKVLSDIESLSDDPEEKEGVFTRYYALHPLTNKKMPIWVSNFVLMGYGTGAVMAVPSHDQRDFDFAKKYHIPLKTVVLSLDKVQHMDMTEAFEDEGILVESAQFTGLHSREAKEKIALYLETKGVGKKVVNYRLRDWGISRQRYWGTPIPVIYCKSCGIVTVPEDELPVLLPQDVTITAKGGSPLAELMDFVITKCPKCGGRARRETDTMDTFVDSSWYFLRYTSPKSSDKALDPAAAEYWMPVDQYVGGVEHAVLHLLYSRFFTKVVRDLGLIKEGEPFRKLLTQGMVIKDGAKMSKSKGNVVDPDYLIKKFGTDTMRIFCLFAAPPEKDLEWSDKGVEGASRFLNRVWGLVYRYHNERSGRGAEELSGLSGLSDSAKGLLRKTHQTIKKVTDSVERDYHFNTAIAALMELVNEATAFSPESVHDTGVSRFCIKHVILLLSPFAPHISEELWKEIGEDKGIHSKEWPVWDEELVKEDVIELVVQINGKVRSKCMIRAGLDDEAVRELAFNSPKIQDYLKGMTPGKVIVIKGKLVNIVI is encoded by the coding sequence TTGGAAGAGAGATATACACCGCAGGAGATTGAGGAGAGGTGGCAGAAATACTGGGAGGATGAAGGCCTTTTCAGGGTCACGGAGCGTTCCGATGCCCCGAAATTCTACTGCCTTGAGATGTTCCCTTATCCTTCGGGCAAGATACACATGGGCCATGTCAGGAACTATGTGATAGGCGATGTTATCTCCAGGTATAAGAGGCTGAGGGGGTTTAATGTCCTGCATCCTATGGGATGGGACGCATTCGGTATGCCTGCCGAGAATGCAGCCATTAAGAATAAGACACATCCTTCGAAATGGACGTATGAAAACATAGATTACATGAGGATGCAGTTAAAAAGGCTCGGCCTCAGTTTTGACTGGTCAAGGGAGTTCGCCACCTGCGACCCCGGATATTACCGGTGGAACCAGTGGTTCTTTATCAGGATGCTGGAGAAGGGGCTGGCATATAAAAAGCTCTCGCCTGTTAACTGGTGCCCTTCCTGCGAGACGGTCCTTGCGAACGAGCAGGTCATAGATGAACAGTGCTGGCGTTGTGACAGTACTGTGAACAAGAAAGACCTGGAACAGTGGTTCTTCAAGATCACATCTTATGCTGATGAACTTCTCAGTGACCTTGATAGCCTTAAAGACTGGCCTGAAAAAGTACTCGCGATGCAGCATAACTGGATCGGGCGGAGCGAGGGTGCGGATGTTAACTTCAAGGTGATAGGCACTAACAAGACGATAAGGGTATTTACCACAAGGGCTGATACTCTATACGGGGCCACATTCTTAAGCATCGCAAAGGGGCATTCATTTATCTCAGAGGAGATCAAGGATAAAAAGGTGCTGTCTGATATTGAGTCGCTTTCAGATGACCCTGAAGAAAAGGAAGGGGTCTTTACCCGCTACTACGCGCTTCATCCGCTGACAAACAAGAAGATGCCGATATGGGTCTCTAATTTTGTTCTTATGGGATATGGAACCGGCGCTGTTATGGCTGTTCCTTCACATGACCAGAGAGATTTTGATTTTGCAAAAAAATATCATATCCCTTTAAAGACCGTTGTCTTATCACTTGACAAGGTGCAGCACATGGATATGACAGAGGCCTTTGAAGATGAGGGAATACTGGTTGAATCGGCACAGTTCACAGGGCTTCACAGCAGAGAGGCAAAAGAGAAGATAGCACTCTATCTTGAAACCAAGGGTGTCGGGAAGAAGGTTGTCAATTACAGGCTGCGTGACTGGGGGATATCCCGTCAAAGGTATTGGGGAACCCCGATACCTGTCATCTATTGCAAATCCTGCGGCATAGTCACAGTTCCTGAGGATGAGCTGCCGGTTCTCCTTCCGCAGGATGTCACTATAACGGCAAAGGGCGGATCCCCTTTAGCCGAACTTATGGATTTTGTCATTACCAAATGCCCGAAGTGCGGAGGCCGCGCAAGGAGAGAGACCGATACCATGGATACTTTTGTTGATTCATCATGGTATTTTCTGAGATACACATCCCCGAAGTCCTCTGATAAAGCGCTTGATCCTGCGGCTGCTGAATACTGGATGCCGGTTGACCAGTATGTCGGCGGCGTAGAACATGCCGTCCTGCATCTGCTGTATTCAAGGTTCTTCACCAAGGTGGTGAGGGATCTGGGACTGATAAAGGAGGGCGAGCCTTTCAGGAAACTGCTTACGCAGGGCATGGTCATAAAAGACGGCGCCAAGATGTCCAAATCCAAGGGAAATGTAGTGGATCCGGACTATCTTATTAAAAAGTTCGGCACCGATACAATGAGGATATTCTGCCTCTTTGCCGCGCCGCCTGAAAAAGACCTTGAGTGGTCTGACAAGGGTGTTGAGGGCGCTTCCCGTTTTCTTAACAGGGTATGGGGGCTTGTTTACAGATATCATAATGAACGCTCCGGCCGCGGCGCGGAAGAACTTTCCGGCCTTTCCGGTTTGTCAGACAGCGCCAAAGGGCTGCTTCGCAAGACACATCAGACCATCAAGAAGGTGACGGACAGTGTAGAACGTGATTATCATTTTAATACCGCTATCGCAGCCTTGATGGAACTGGTCAATGAAGCCACTGCCTTCAGCCCTGAGAGCGTTCATGACACCGGTGTATCCAGGTTCTGTATTAAGCATGTAATTCTTCTTCTATCGCCTTTTGCGCCGCATATATCCGAAGAACTCTGGAAAGAGATCGGCGAAGATAAAGGCATCCATAGTAAAGAGTGGCCTGTCTGGGACGAGGAGTTAGTAAAGGAAGATGTCATTGAACTGGTTGTCCAGATAAACGGCAAGGTTAGAAGCAAGTGTATGATCCGGGCCGGGCTTGATGATGAGGCTGTCAGGGAACTGGCCTTTAACAGTCCGAAGATACAGGATTACCTGAAAGGAATGACGCCCGGGAAGGTGATAGTTATTAAGGGCAAGCTGGTTAACATCGTTATATAA
- the bamA gene encoding outer membrane protein assembly factor BamA: MINKTGLQNPPAKNINSLICLTVFLAISAFILAAILPGTTEAAPLIKSIDITGNRKIEEAAIRSKMKSLAGEPFSESTVHDDIKSIYSIGYFDDISVDIEQFEGGVKLIFTLKEKPAIASIDFQGNKEFDAEKLREKATIASGAIANPPLIADNVEKIVSFYQSEGYWHARVIPVIREISEDAVALTFQVEEGKKVVIKDINIEGNSALSDREIEKVMATKEWWLFSFITSSGKYSKDLLSVDIERIRELYNSKGYIYVVISEPEITLNPEKTKLFIKINISEGDQYRVGDVKFAGNAVFESSRLSAGLKTVSGEIFDRSALRTDIDNIVELYMEKGYARADINPLIDVDNGKKAANITMSITEGAVFSIGRIEISGNKKTRDKVIRREMRLDEGQTFNSRLLKRSYQRITNLDFFESVNITPLPRVDESLIDLHVKVEEKLTGMLSVGGGYSSVDKFMVMGEVTQANLFGKGLYLKLKAELSATRTNYNISLRDPWFMDKPVSASMSLYNESYEYPDYDKKTTGGSVGLGKELSEYVAGNIIYNFESVEITDVAEGASSLISDQKGKSITSSISPSIWKDTRDNYIDTTTGARTALYTTVAGLGGDNYFVKGIIDSGRYFPLFWDTVFSLRGRAGYASGFNEKELPIYERFYVGGINTVRGLSFGEAGPRNPNGERIGGNKEVIFNAEFIFPLAKEAKLKGVAFFDAGRAFENNEKIYINELRPTTGVGVRWTSPFGPIRLEWGYNLDKQIDESSSKIEFTMGGVF, translated from the coding sequence GTGATAAATAAAACCGGCCTACAAAACCCCCCTGCAAAAAACATTAACAGCCTGATCTGTCTGACAGTCTTTCTGGCCATCTCAGCCTTTATCCTTGCGGCAATCCTTCCGGGCACAACCGAGGCCGCGCCCCTGATCAAATCTATTGATATCACCGGTAACCGGAAGATAGAAGAAGCGGCCATTCGTTCAAAGATGAAAAGCCTTGCCGGGGAACCTTTCTCGGAAAGCACGGTTCATGATGATATAAAGAGCATCTACAGCATCGGATACTTTGACGATATCAGTGTAGATATCGAGCAGTTTGAAGGCGGGGTCAAACTTATCTTCACACTGAAAGAGAAGCCTGCGATAGCCAGCATAGATTTCCAGGGGAACAAGGAGTTTGATGCGGAAAAACTCAGGGAGAAGGCAACCATTGCTTCCGGTGCGATCGCCAACCCTCCGCTGATCGCTGACAATGTTGAGAAGATAGTGTCATTTTACCAGTCAGAGGGATACTGGCACGCAAGGGTAATTCCGGTCATAAGGGAGATCTCCGAAGACGCGGTCGCTCTGACCTTTCAGGTTGAAGAAGGGAAAAAGGTCGTGATCAAAGATATTAATATTGAAGGAAACTCCGCGCTTTCCGACAGGGAAATAGAAAAAGTGATGGCCACAAAAGAATGGTGGCTTTTTTCGTTCATTACAAGCTCAGGCAAATACAGCAAGGACCTGCTAAGCGTTGATATCGAAAGGATCAGGGAACTTTATAACAGCAAAGGTTACATCTACGTTGTCATATCCGAGCCTGAGATAACATTGAACCCGGAAAAAACAAAGCTCTTCATCAAGATCAATATATCTGAAGGCGATCAGTACAGGGTCGGAGACGTAAAGTTCGCAGGAAATGCCGTCTTTGAAAGCAGCCGGCTCTCTGCCGGGCTGAAGACCGTTTCCGGAGAGATATTTGACAGAAGCGCTCTCAGAACGGATATAGACAATATTGTTGAGCTTTATATGGAAAAAGGCTACGCCAGGGCTGATATCAATCCGCTGATAGATGTTGACAACGGAAAAAAGGCCGCGAATATCACCATGTCTATAACAGAAGGCGCTGTCTTCTCCATCGGCAGGATCGAGATATCAGGCAATAAAAAGACACGCGATAAAGTCATAAGAAGAGAGATGAGGCTTGATGAAGGCCAGACATTCAACAGCAGGCTCCTTAAAAGAAGCTATCAGAGAATTACAAACCTCGATTTTTTTGAAAGCGTTAATATCACCCCGCTTCCAAGGGTTGATGAATCGCTTATCGACCTGCATGTAAAGGTAGAAGAAAAACTGACCGGCATGCTGAGCGTCGGAGGCGGATACAGCTCGGTAGATAAATTCATGGTCATGGGCGAGGTCACCCAGGCAAACCTTTTCGGCAAAGGCCTTTATCTGAAGCTCAAGGCAGAATTAAGCGCCACAAGGACCAATTACAATATCTCGCTTAGAGACCCGTGGTTTATGGATAAACCCGTATCGGCATCTATGTCGCTGTATAACGAGTCATATGAGTATCCGGACTACGACAAAAAAACGACCGGCGGTTCAGTAGGATTGGGCAAAGAACTGTCAGAATATGTCGCCGGAAACATCATCTATAATTTTGAGAGTGTTGAGATCACGGATGTGGCTGAGGGAGCATCCTCACTCATCTCAGACCAGAAAGGCAAAAGCATCACGAGCAGCATAAGCCCTTCCATATGGAAGGACACACGGGATAATTATATAGACACCACAACAGGCGCAAGGACGGCGCTTTATACAACTGTTGCCGGCCTGGGAGGAGACAACTACTTTGTAAAGGGGATCATTGATTCCGGCCGCTATTTCCCTCTCTTCTGGGATACCGTCTTCAGTCTCAGGGGCCGGGCCGGGTATGCCTCAGGATTCAATGAAAAGGAACTTCCGATATATGAAAGATTCTATGTCGGCGGAATAAATACGGTAAGGGGCCTTTCATTCGGTGAAGCAGGCCCGAGAAACCCCAACGGGGAAAGGATCGGCGGCAACAAGGAAGTTATCTTTAATGCCGAGTTCATCTTCCCGCTTGCGAAAGAAGCCAAGTTGAAAGGCGTTGCATTCTTTGATGCAGGCAGGGCCTTTGAGAATAATGAAAAGATCTATATCAACGAACTCAGGCCGACTACAGGCGTAGGCGTCAGGTGGACATCTCCTTTCGGCCCTATCAGGCTTGAATGGGGATATAATCTTGACAAGCAGATCGATGAGAGTTCAAGCAAGATAGAATTTACAATGGGCGGGGTCTTCTAA
- a CDS encoding OmpH family outer membrane protein produces the protein MKRIILLFAALSLFSFSAHAGEIKIGYVDFAKAVSESDQGKEATSTLEKMFNEKKEVIDAKGNENKKLEEEMAKQASVMTPETLKKKQSEREKMVKEIQRMAKDSEEDLQKKREEYLQHIATELRVIIEKLGEKEGYTAIFEVFEGGILYMPKGFDLTDKVIKSFNETAAAAKP, from the coding sequence ATGAAAAGGATCATCTTGTTGTTTGCTGCATTATCATTATTCAGCTTCAGCGCGCACGCCGGAGAAATAAAGATCGGATATGTCGATTTTGCAAAAGCCGTAAGTGAATCAGACCAGGGAAAAGAGGCAACAAGCACTCTTGAGAAAATGTTCAACGAAAAGAAAGAGGTTATAGACGCCAAAGGAAATGAGAACAAAAAACTTGAAGAAGAAATGGCCAAACAGGCATCTGTCATGACACCTGAAACCCTCAAGAAAAAGCAGAGTGAGCGCGAAAAGATGGTCAAAGAAATACAGAGAATGGCAAAGGACTCTGAAGAAGACCTCCAGAAAAAAAGAGAAGAATATCTTCAGCACATAGCGACAGAACTCAGAGTTATTATTGAGAAGTTAGGGGAAAAAGAAGGCTACACCGCTATTTTCGAAGTATTTGAAGGCGGCATACTTTACATGCCTAAAGGATTTGACCTGACCGATAAGGTCATCAAGAGCTTCAACGAAACAGCCGCTGCCGCAAAACCATGA
- the lpxD gene encoding UDP-3-O-(3-hydroxymyristoyl)glucosamine N-acyltransferase — translation MKLKEAAGLIGAEISGDPGVEITGASGIRDAAPGDITFVSAKKYANEIRNTRASAVILKKEFKGLAANSLIVDNPQYAFAVLQRILYVKPRTAIGISEKAAIGKNVKFGNDVNVHPLSFIGDGVSLGSGVTIYPGSHIGEGVTIGDDSVIYPNVSIYGETSVGRRVIIHAGAVIGSDGFGFVNEKGTNHKIPQVGGVIIEDDVEIGANVTIDRAAMKKSRTTIGAGTKIDNLVHIAHNVRIGKNCLIMAQAGIAGSTEIGDDVILAGQSALADHIKIGRGAIVTPQSGVFRDITGGEIFSGTLAMPHKTWLRVQSIIAKLPEYINRLKELEKKSQRRGSQNDG, via the coding sequence ATGAAACTGAAGGAAGCGGCTGGCCTGATCGGCGCTGAAATATCCGGAGACCCCGGGGTTGAGATAACCGGGGCGTCCGGCATCCGCGATGCTGCTCCGGGCGACATTACTTTTGTTTCAGCAAAAAAATACGCCAATGAGATCCGCAATACAAGGGCCTCTGCGGTAATACTGAAAAAAGAATTCAAAGGCCTCGCCGCTAACTCACTGATAGTCGATAATCCCCAATATGCCTTTGCCGTACTTCAAAGAATTCTTTATGTAAAGCCCCGAACGGCTATAGGCATAAGCGAAAAGGCGGCCATAGGGAAGAACGTGAAATTTGGCAATGACGTCAATGTCCATCCCCTGTCTTTTATCGGAGATGGCGTATCACTCGGCTCCGGGGTCACAATATATCCCGGTTCCCATATCGGGGAAGGAGTGACAATAGGTGATGATTCCGTCATATATCCCAATGTATCCATATATGGAGAAACATCAGTCGGCAGGCGGGTGATCATACACGCAGGCGCTGTTATAGGCTCTGACGGGTTCGGATTTGTCAATGAAAAGGGCACAAACCATAAGATCCCCCAGGTCGGGGGAGTTATTATTGAAGACGATGTAGAAATCGGGGCAAATGTCACTATTGACAGGGCTGCCATGAAGAAGAGCCGCACTACAATCGGAGCCGGCACCAAGATCGATAACCTCGTGCATATCGCGCATAACGTCAGGATCGGAAAGAACTGCCTGATCATGGCCCAGGCAGGCATAGCCGGCAGCACAGAGATAGGTGACGATGTTATACTTGCAGGGCAGTCAGCGCTGGCAGACCATATCAAAATAGGGAGAGGCGCGATCGTCACTCCCCAGTCCGGGGTCTTCCGCGATATAACCGGGGGAGAGATCTTCTCAGGAACGCTTGCAATGCCGCATAAGACATGGCTCAGGGTGCAGAGCATTATCGCAAAACTTCCTGAATACATTAATCGCCTTAAGGAATTGGAAAAAAAATCACAAAGGAGGGGCAGTCAAAATGATGGATAA
- the fabZ gene encoding 3-hydroxyacyl-ACP dehydratase FabZ, which yields MMDNREIQNILPHRFPFLLVDRILELEPGVKAVGLKNVTINEHFFQGHFPDFPVMPGVLIVEAMAQVAGILAFKSGAKEGSSVFFMSIEKAKFRKPVVPGDQLRLELNVIQHRGNVWKCGGKTFVDGKLVSEAELTAMVTEGAKNG from the coding sequence ATGATGGATAACCGCGAAATACAAAATATCCTGCCGCACAGATTCCCGTTTCTTCTGGTAGACAGGATCCTTGAACTGGAGCCGGGGGTCAAGGCTGTCGGCTTAAAGAATGTGACAATAAACGAACACTTCTTTCAGGGGCACTTTCCGGACTTTCCGGTAATGCCGGGGGTTTTGATAGTTGAGGCGATGGCGCAGGTCGCAGGAATTCTTGCCTTTAAGTCAGGCGCTAAAGAGGGCAGTTCCGTTTTTTTCATGAGCATAGAAAAAGCAAAGTTCAGAAAGCCTGTAGTGCCCGGAGACCAGCTTCGACTCGAACTGAATGTCATCCAGCATAGAGGCAATGTCTGGAAGTGCGGCGGCAAGACATTTGTTGACGGCAAACTCGTCTCAGAGGCTGAACTTACCGCAATGGTCACAGAGGGCGCAAAAAATGGCTAA